ACCAAGCTCCCCAGCTCTCCTACCATTATCATTTTCATGCTGCCATTCAAACTGCTGCTTTAAACAACAAATGGTGTATTGGTTAGCTCTCTGTATTTTCCTGCATATACATGAATGTGTATGGTACTGGATGGTTGGGTGCAAACAAGTGTTCTTTCCAGCTCTTACAGAttatgtagaatagaattttaATCCTATAATACCGAAGTGTTTGAACAACATACCCTTAAAACTTACCAGAAACCTGCCACAGCTTTACTCTGAATAACATACATGCTAATCTGCTGTCGTATTCTCATTCATAGGGATTATCTTGACATACTCAAAGACTGCTGCTCTACACATCAATTAcacaatgtgttttttattcatttttcttgaCACACAATCTCACATAGAAAAATGCTTTGTGCAAATACAAACTTAAACCCACAGCTTTAAGTCATTTGTGTTGCTTTCACACAAAGAGGTAGTGTGTGTGCACTTCCCAAATCCTTACCAAGTGAAGTGTTGATTTAAACAGTGAGATACAAGTGAGACAGATACTCTGCAACATCGGAATCATTGTTAAGCCTTTGGTTGATGGATGTCTTCAATTATCCACTCTGACTTTGACTTTGGATATCTTTCTTATGTGCACATGTGAACTTGCATTGTGTAAAAGGTAAATTAAGTTGCTTGGTGTAAAtgacaaacattaaaaagtaaaacttgATAATTCCAGAAACACAAATATTCCTTCAGAGTGAATGATGGATATTTGGCCCTACACTCCCTTTTAATGAGGGGCTTGTTTACTAACATATCCCCAAGTCCTTCATAAAGCTAGTTAAGAGTTACAAAAGTTTAGTggtattaaaaacatgttttttgatttgGTGATAAGTCTTACTAGCAGCCATTGGCTTTTGAGCCATCCAGTTTTTGATTATCCatgattttaatgttcttttcagcattttcaacatTCCTCAACAGAGTGTCCAGCCGCCTCTTGATCTTCTTCTGGTCCTCCATAGCACAGCTGATCACGAGGGCCTGGAACTTCTGGTCGATGGGAACAGGTGGGGCCTCGCTCACACAGGCCGCATGCAGGGCCATCAGCTGCTGCCGGCCACCTGCCATGTCGTTCAGTAACTTCTTCACCATTTCGTCAATGATAGATGTGGCCTTGCTCAGCGCCTCCTCCTGCTGGGAGTTTCGGATGGTGCCAATAGAGATCTCCACAGAGAGTGTGCGGCCCATCAGACGGTTTGAAGTCAAATCCAACTCTTCTCTCTCGCCTGGAAAATAGGGAATGAAGAAGAATTCAGAACTGCATctttgcagcaaaaataaagGGTGAAACAACAATAAGATCAACTATGGATACTGTAAGTGGTGGAAATGGACTCAGTGCATAAAgtgcaaaaacatatttttacatagtACATTAAAGTACAAGCTTACTATGATGAATTGTGGAGATTTACTTGAATTTTCTCTTGATTAGACTCTTAAAGCTAACCCTCAACATGTTCCATACTGTGTATTTTGCTACTTATGCTACAGTGAGTGTATTGAAGTAAGGggacataattaaaatgataaatttaGGGTCATGTAGACTTATTTATTTGGGGTGGGGGGAAAAAACAAGACAGCAAAGTGTCACAATATTTTGTGTGACAATACTTCATCAATACAGATGCCAAATATTATGGTATTGCAGTTACTTTGGTTGTACTGGGATTAAATATTCTGccttttgaaaaacatttacagcacttcactcCCCAGTTTGTTAAGGGGCTGTGGTAAATGGTTAATATTGTTGTATATTGTCCATAAACCTGCAATAGGAGTTGAGTCATACTATGTTCACTGTCCTACAAGCTCACTCTGTCAGAAACATAACTCATACTGTATAAGGCCGGCTTTAATGTGTTGGCCCCAAGGGGGGAACCAGACTTGCACTTAAGAAGGTAACATAACagaacaacaacatttaaatcttcttaaaagctttaaatcttAAAGGACTCATACAGGAGGTGAAGGTCCAAAGTCATGATTTAAAGCCTCATATAAAGCTGATTTTAATATAAGTCCTACTGCTGATTAGGCTAGAAGTCAATCATAGTTTGGGaatttggggtggccaatcagattacAAGAGGAATCATGACCACACCTTACAAACCCATGGAGGGTCGCTGTTTGCAGGAATTTAATGCAATAAAGTCATTGAACTGATTTGAATAGGACTGAATTGAATCCCTGAACTGACTGACAACCTTTTCTTATCTTATGAAGTAATCCTCTGATGACAGAGGATTACTTACAGGAAAAGATTTGCAACAACACATTAATTAATCGGCATATCATTTCCACATACTCAGCATACTGAAAAAAGTTGAACGTCCCATCTATAATATCATGACAAAGACACACCAAACATTGTATTGTTGCATGTCTGTTAATTCACAGTATTCAGGCTTAATCTGTAATTATGTGCATTGAATTCCCCTCTGTGAATATGGTGAAACATAAAGTCTAGTTAAAGAGGAGACAACACGTGATCTGTGGTTCATAGTTGGGTGGAGTGCAAAACTCATATTGCCTTGTTCCATTTTAAATCCCCAGGAGATCCAGAACAACACCACCCAACTACAGTGAAGCTCTGAAAACATAACCTCACTGGATCACAATGTTACAGTGAGACTGAGCAGCCTGTAAAAACAGAGTTCAACAAGGTGGATCACACTACATGTTTCTGATGAAGTATAGAGTCAGCAGCCTCACCAGCACAGATGTTTCGCATTTCTTGACTATTCTGTATGGACTGAATCATTTCCAGGATGCACTCCCTTTCCTGCTCCATGGCCGATGCTGTTTCACGTAAAGCCTCcaccctgagagagagagaacaacacATGACCACTGACATCCATTTACAACCACATCCTCTCACtaaccccaggaagactagccgACACTTTGTGGACTAATGGTGAAGCTTTAAATCTTAAAGGACTCATACAGAAGATGAAGGTCCAAAGTCATGATTTAAAGCCTCATCTAaagctgatttgaatataagtcCCACTGCTGATTAGTGAAGCATTAAAGCATTACTGAAGCATTAAATAATAATGGGCTGCagcaaaatgacattaaaaggcactatgaggagtttttcaccagctgagaaacagactgaaaccaacactgatgcctctttatgaccttcaaaagcaaacaaaaccataaacaacaacactgatatcttctctgttgtcattttaatgccttaaaccactcagagggggtaggtgtcagaccacatgattgacatttggctttaaaaacaccccttttaggctgttttcatagctaataatcacattgagtgataaatctggctgggtgaggtttttgttgaaaacactacttttacgtacagaacaagagataagaggtatgactttgtccacagtggggcgccaaaattgatataaatcaaaagttcctcacagcagctttaaatacctACAGATAATAAACATTGAGTATAGTTATAAATCCATACATTATGATTATAGTAGGTTTCCCTTCCAGATTAAGATACACACCTAGTGTGGTAGTTAGGTTAAACTTTTTGTAACTGGATGTCATCCACTTTAACAACTTTCTTTCTCAATTTAGGATTCTTAAAATAAAATTGCACTAAAATATAACATGCAAAGAGCCTCACAATATTACATGCTTCAAACAGCCCTTAAAGCAGGGCGCCTATAACATGCTCAGGCCTGTTACTGTACCTCATTTCCAGCTGATCCAAGTTTTCCAGCAGGCGTCCGGAGCGATCAGCCATGGACATCGTCCTGCTGAACTTGCACGGAGCCTCGGTCATTTTCGCCTGGATCTTCGCCTGAGCCATGTTGCTGAATTAATCTTTATTAAACGATCCGTACAGGAGAGGAATCCTCTTCACGTGCGGCTACACCCTGAGCTGTCCGACAGACTGAAGCTGTCCGGC
This genomic interval from Notolabrus celidotus isolate fNotCel1 chromosome 4, fNotCel1.pri, whole genome shotgun sequence contains the following:
- the bag2 gene encoding BAG family molecular chaperone regulator 2, with protein sequence MAQAKIQAKMTEAPCKFSRTMSMADRSGRLLENLDQLEMRVEALRETASAMEQERECILEMIQSIQNSQEMRNICAGEREELDLTSNRLMGRTLSVEISIGTIRNSQQEEALSKATSIIDEMVKKLLNDMAGGRQQLMALHAACVSEAPPVPIDQKFQALVISCAMEDQKKIKRRLDTLLRNVENAEKNIKIMDNQKLDGSKANGC